Proteins co-encoded in one Capsicum annuum cultivar UCD-10X-F1 chromosome 9, UCD10Xv1.1, whole genome shotgun sequence genomic window:
- the LOC124887071 gene encoding uncharacterized protein LOC124887071, whose translation MGLGSPKSTTIILQLADQSLARMDGIIEDVLVQVGSLFFPMDFVILDFETDPVLLLSDDPLERALIGHNLYGDVEALELVQVMHLAVIEMNKVPLEPLNMPICPSPKALIEEAPSLELKILPLYLQYVFLSGQDTLSVILSIRLTDVQVEAMASPTNDARVVLKFVKKNIFSRFGTPRAIISDGSTHFINTWFKNLLAKYGVQHKVATVYHPQTSGQVKVSNREIKLIL comes from the exons atgggtcttgggagtcccaaaTCCACTACTATTATTTTACAGTTGGCAGATCAATCACTTGCTAGGATGGATGGTATTATTGAAGATGTGTTGGTGCAAGTAGGATCTTTATTTTTTCCGATGGATTTTGTAATTCTAGACTTTGAGACTGATCCTGTG TTGTTGTTGTCCGATGATCCATTAGAGCGAGCTTTGATAGGTCATAATCTTTATGGAGATGTAGAAGCATTAGAATTGGTCCAGGTTATGCATTTGGCAGTGATTGAGATGAACAAAGTGCCTTTAGAGCCATTGAATATGCCAATCTGTCCATCACCTAAGGCCTTAATTGAAGAAGCTCCTAGCTTGGAGCTTAAGATTCTCCCTCTTTAtttacaatatgtttttcttAGTGGTCAAGATACTTTGTCTGTTATTTTGTCTATAAGATTAACAGATGTGCAG GTGGAAGCTATGGCTAGTCCGACTAATGATGCAAGGGTGGTTCtgaaatttgtgaagaagaacatattttccagatttggtaCACCTAGAGCGATAATTAGTGATGGAAGTACGCACTTTATCAACACTTGGTTCAAAAATCTTCTTGCTAAATATGGTGTTCAGCATAAGGTTGCTACTGTGTACCATCCCCAAACTAGTGGACAAGTTAAGGTGTCCAACCGAGAGATTAAGCTGATACTTTAG